The Chitinophaga sp. Cy-1792 genome contains the following window.
CTACGATAAAACAGGTGGGATTCCCGCTACTGAATGGCGGTTCAGGCTACAGTGGGATATCTCCCTGTAATTCCTCTTGCTGCAAAATCGAAAAAGGGTCTCTACAAGTGTAGAGGCCCTTTTCTTTTGATCCATATTATACCGAACGATATCAGTCTCTTTGCATTGCACGTTGTGCTTCTTTGTTGAGGTCACTATATTCCTGCTTGCCAACGGAAACGCCTACACCGAGAATGTTTCCACCCTTGAAGTTGCCAGGGCTTTTATATTCCTCGCTGACGGCATCGCCGCTGTCATAGCCCACACAGAGGCCGTCTCCGGCCAGCGTGAACTTGCCGGGCTGCGTTTTCATCGGGCCTTCTGCCACTACTTTGTTGTTGATATAAAGTTTGGTTTTACCTATCTGCTCGCCATGTTCGCCGGTACTTTCACGGGTGAACTCCATGCCCAGCGTGTATTTACCAGGTTTAAGGGTGATGTTGGAAATGAATTTCTGTTCAGGCTTTATACCAAGGAAATTATAAACATAATACAGCTTATTATTTTTGATAAACAGGCTATGACCGCCAAAACGTGAGCCATGCGCGAAAATCACGCCGCTGGCGTTGGCGCTTTTAATATCTACGTCGGCCAGTATTTTATAGGACCTGCCTCGTACACTGACGGCCACGCCTTCAGGAACCGGCGCTGTTCCCGGGTAATAGACATACAGGTCACGAGGCGCTTCTTCAGCAGGCCTTTCAATGCCTAATTGCTCTACTGCTGTTCTGTCGTCCAGTGGTAATACCAGGTTTTTCTCTGCTTCATCCATCCACAGGCTGACCAGATGTTTGAGTTTATCAGGATATTCTTTGGCGAGATTTTTTGATTCAGATCTGTCTGCATCTACATGGTATAATTCCCATTCATCCTGGTCGAAGTGTCCTTTGCCGGTGAGTGGGGCATGCAGTGCAACGGCTTTCCATCCGTCTTCCCAGATGGCCCTGGTGCCCAGCATGGCGTAGTACTGTACATGCTTCTGCGTAGGTGCGTCAGGTTTAGCATCGAAAGTATAACGCATGGAAACGCCAGACAGCGGGTACTGGCCTACACCGCGATAGGTGGTAGGCATCTGTACATTACAAACATCCAGGATGGTAGGAACAATATCAGTAGAGTGATGGTATTGATTACGAATTTCGCCATGTGCCCGGATGCCTTTAGGCCAGCAGATCACCAGCGGATCTGCAGTACCGCCGGCATATTCGCTGTAGCGTTTAAACATTTTATTAGGTGCGGAAAAGGCAGCAGCCCAGCCGGTGGGGTAGTGTTCGTAGGTATCCGGACTACCCAGCTTATTGATATATTTCAGGTTTTCTGAGAGTTGATCAGGATAGCCATTAAAGAATTTATTTTCATTCACGGAGCCGTTGGGAGAGCCTTCCCCGGAGGCGCCGTTATCTGCGGCATACAGGATCAGCGTGTTATCCAGCTGTCCTGTTTTTTCGAGATAATCGATTACACGGCCTACCTGTGCATCTGTATATTCGGAGAAGCCCGCATACACTTCTGCCATGCGGGAGAATAGTTTTTTCTCTTCAGGTTTGAGCCCGTCCCAGGGTTTCACATAGTCGCCAGGGTTAGCAATGTTGGGAGGCAATGGGTTGAAGTCGGTGAGCACCGTACCTGCGGGGATAATGCCTTTGGCGATCATACGGGGTACTACCCATTTGCGGTAGGCATCATAGCCTTCATCAAATTTGCCTTTGTATTTGGCGATATATTCTTCAGGTGCCTGGTGAGGCGCGTGGTTGGCGCCAGGGCAGAACCACATGAACCAGGGCTTCGATGGGTTGGTAGCTTTCTGGTCTTTCAGGTATTCCAATGCCTTGTCAGTAAGGTCTTTGGAAAGATGGTAGCCTTCTTCAGGGCTATAGGGCTGGTCTACAAAGTGATTATCTTCTACCAGGTCGGGGTACCATTGATTGGTTTCTCCGCCAAGAAATCCATAGTATCTGTCAAAGCCCATCTGGAGCGGCCATTGTTTTCTGCTGGCGCCTGCGGCGATATCCTGTTCAGGAACATTATGTTCTTTCCCTATCCAGAAGGTACTCCAGCCGTTATCCTGCAGGATCTGGCCAATCGTGGCGCATTGTGCGGGTATTCGGCCATGTGCACCGGGGAAACCATTGGCACCTTCGGTGATGGCAGCATTACCGGTCAGGTGGTGGTTTCTGCCGGTGAGCAGGGTGGCGCGGGTAGGGGAGCAGAGGGCGGTGGTATGCCATTGGGTGTATAACAGCCCGCGGTCTGCCAGTTTTTGAAGGGTAGGCATCTGAATGGCGCCACCGTATGGCGACCATGCAGCAATACCGGTATCGTCAAAGAGAATAAAAAGTACGTTGGGGGAGCCGGCAGGCGCTCTTTTAGGGGTGTATGGTGCCCAGTCGGCCTTAGAATCGCGGACATCCAGCTTTATAACACCGTGGAATTGCTCTGCAGCTACTTTTTGCGGGTCTGCCTGTGCCTGCGCTTTCTGTGGCAGCTGTAAGCCTAAAATGAGCATTCCCGTTAATGCTGCCCTTTTCAGCGCAGTTAAATACAGATTTCTCATAGCGTGTGTTTTGCGTGTTTGGTTTTGAATAGGTACCAGATTTGATCCGTTGTGAGATTTTTTGATTGACCATTCTTGTTAATAACACCAGACGGGTTTGATGATGCTAAGCGTGCTGCTGAGGAAGGAGGTTGAGTAGATATGGTAAGTAAACACCGCGTATATGGAATTGTTTAGCCGGTGGGCTTGCGCAGCGTTTTTCAGATAGCCTTGCCCGTGGTAGGTTAACTGACTGGAAAAGTTGGTTGCCTGACTGGAAAAGCGGCTTGTCAGACTGCATACAGATTGCAGTGGCTTCTTTCTAACTTCCTGAATATTATTTTTTATGTTGGAAAAATTTAATTTAACATTATATTATATATTTGTCCGCAATAATAAATAAGTAGCCACATTCCTATACCTATTAACGCTGATGTCAAGAAAACACTGTAGTCCGAAGACTGTCCTGTCGGCATTTGTTATCCTATTGTCGCTGTTGTTCGTCAAACCTGCATTGGCCATGGAAGATCCGGTACCTGCTGCTGTAGCAGATACCTCCCTGCTCGATCTGGCTGTTAGTCATGCCAATGATGTTTTTGAGGATATCAAAAAGAAATCACATTTTATCAATGCCCTGAGTTCAGAGGATATGGGTACCCTGCCTGTTGGTATTGTCAGGGAGATTAACGGCCGGATATATGTGATAGCGATAGATAGTGCTAAGCTTACTCCAACGGGGGCTACTTTTAATGCTTACTTCAAATTCACTTTCCCGGGAACTAAAACAGAATTGATCTTTGGCGCTAAAAATGTGGCATTTACGCCCGGAGGGATAGCTGCATCTGCTTCTACCAAACTTGTATTGCTCAATACCAAATCTATTCCCATCAATTCGCATATAGACCTGATCTTCCCCGGTGACGGCAGTAACTATATAGAATGGGATTGCAATGGCTTTAAGGCTGCTAACCTGGCAGGTATTTTTGAATTCGATAAAAGCTGGATTTCACCGGATGATGCTGCTGCCGACAAATTGCGTGCATCCATGAAGGTGACTGTCAACGACCTGAACAACATCATGGCAACAGTTGATATCCCGGCGTTTCATATCAATAACTTATCTGACTTCAGCTTTAAGGTGAAGAATGCTACCGTCGACCTGAGTGATGTTGCGAATCCGGCGGGAATGACTGTAACAGCTGATATGCTGGAAGATGCCTCCAGTCCGCTGTTATGGAGAGGTTTCTATTTACAGGAAGTGCAGGTAGGATTGCCACAGCAGCTGGCCACCGCCAAAGGGCGGCCAATGGTTACGGTAAAGAATTTTTATATAGATGACCAGGGTATCAGTGGAAGTCTTTCCGCTGCAAACCTGGTGCCACTGGGAGAGGCGAGTCTGGGTGGATGGGGAATTTCTGTAGATAAACTTGGCCTCTCTTTCAGCAAGAATAAACTGAATGGTGGTGAACTCGGTGGGTTGATGGAAATAGGTTTTCTGGGTAAAGACCCGCTGGGCTATAATGCATCGGTTAGCATGCGTGGCAGCGATACCTATTATTCATTTGGCGTGAATACCACGGTAGATAAAGCTTATCCGTTTTTTGCGGGTGAAATCAAGCTGAATAAGAATTCCAGGATACAGGTAAGTAAGACGGCGACAGACTTCCTGCCGGTGGCGGTATTGAGCGGAAAGGTAACATTGAGCCATAGCCTGTTGTCTGTAAAGGATATCAGCTTCCAGGATCTGACTTTATCTACACAGCGCCCTTATGTACATAGCGGTATTTTCGATATCAATACGGACGGTAATTCTAAAATGAGCGGCTTCCCGATTGGTTTCGACAGTATACATATTGGTTTGTCTGAAGGAAAAGTGGCCATAGGCGCCAAAGTGCGGCTCAATTTCATGAATAGCAGTGACAAGGGCTTCTCGGGTAGTACCTCCTTTGTCATAACAGCTGCCCAACAGGAGCAGACCCAGCAGGTAGAGGTAGACCATCAGATGGTTACCAAAACGACCACTCACTGGAAACTGGATAAAGTCACGATAAATGATATAGCCCTCACCGTTAATGTGATGGCGTTTAAGCTGAAAGGCATCGTCACCATTTTTGATAACCATCCGCTGTTTGGGAATGGTTTCCGCGGGATGCTGGACTTCCAGGTATCTGAGCTAATCCCGAAAGCCAAGGCCACAGCCTATTTCGGCTCCAAAGACGATTACCGCTACTGGCACGTAGACGCCTATATTGGCGTTACGATACCGATCGGGCCTGTGATCCAGATTACGGGTATGATGGGAGGTATGTCGTATCATATGGAGCGTCCGGCAAACTTCGATCCTTATCAGGCCAGGGATAGCGTGGATAAAAAAGGCGGCATGACCCAGGACCTGAGCGAGATATTCCGGTACATGCCGGTGAAAGAAGCCGGGCTTGGATTTATTGGCGGGGTATCGCTCTCGTTTGTACAGGAAGTAGTGGTGAATGTCAACGTGGCCCTGGAAATACAATTCGGTACGGATGGCGGTTTCCGTTATGCACAGTTCGATGGTGCAGGATACTGTGTACATCTACCATTAAAAGCAAAAAATAACGCAGAAGCCGGCGAAGATGAAACAGCCCCGGTATGGGTACAGTTTAAAATGCGCTATGATAATGTCAACAGCACTTTCGACGCCAACTTTAAAACCTATATCAATATAGCCGGCATTTTACGCGGTACGAACGACCGCGGACTCGTAGGCGAGGCGGCCTTCCATGTGGCCCCGACAGACTGGTGGTTCTATATCGGCCGTCCGTCGCAGATGTTCGGACTTAATATCGTCGGGCTCGCAGAGATCCGCACCTATTTCATGATGGGTACCAAAGTG
Protein-coding sequences here:
- a CDS encoding arylsulfatase; translated protein: MRNLYLTALKRAALTGMLILGLQLPQKAQAQADPQKVAAEQFHGVIKLDVRDSKADWAPYTPKRAPAGSPNVLFILFDDTGIAAWSPYGGAIQMPTLQKLADRGLLYTQWHTTALCSPTRATLLTGRNHHLTGNAAITEGANGFPGAHGRIPAQCATIGQILQDNGWSTFWIGKEHNVPEQDIAAGASRKQWPLQMGFDRYYGFLGGETNQWYPDLVEDNHFVDQPYSPEEGYHLSKDLTDKALEYLKDQKATNPSKPWFMWFCPGANHAPHQAPEEYIAKYKGKFDEGYDAYRKWVVPRMIAKGIIPAGTVLTDFNPLPPNIANPGDYVKPWDGLKPEEKKLFSRMAEVYAGFSEYTDAQVGRVIDYLEKTGQLDNTLILYAADNGASGEGSPNGSVNENKFFNGYPDQLSENLKYINKLGSPDTYEHYPTGWAAAFSAPNKMFKRYSEYAGGTADPLVICWPKGIRAHGEIRNQYHHSTDIVPTILDVCNVQMPTTYRGVGQYPLSGVSMRYTFDAKPDAPTQKHVQYYAMLGTRAIWEDGWKAVALHAPLTGKGHFDQDEWELYHVDADRSESKNLAKEYPDKLKHLVSLWMDEAEKNLVLPLDDRTAVEQLGIERPAEEAPRDLYVYYPGTAPVPEGVAVSVRGRSYKILADVDIKSANASGVIFAHGSRFGGHSLFIKNNKLYYVYNFLGIKPEQKFISNITLKPGKYTLGMEFTRESTGEHGEQIGKTKLYINNKVVAEGPMKTQPGKFTLAGDGLCVGYDSGDAVSEEYKSPGNFKGGNILGVGVSVGKQEYSDLNKEAQRAMQRD